The genome window GGGGATCATCGCGGCGGTGGCCTTCGCCGCGGTGCTCTACAAGGTGGTGACCAGCGGGCAGGTCCAGGCGGAGCTGCAGCAGATCGTAGGGCGGGCCCTCAATGGCGGCGGGTGAGCCGCGTCGGCGCCGCAGGGCCCTGGGAGGCGATCAGGGGTTCGTGACGGCCGAGGCGGCCCTGGCCCTGCCCGCGATGGTGCTCATCGCGACGGCACTCGTGTGGGGCCTGTTCGCCGCCTGCGCGCAGATCCAGGTCGTGGACGCCGCTCGGGCCGGGGCTCGGGCGGCGGCCCGGCAGGACCCGTCTGCCGAGGTCGTGGCGGTGGCCCGGGAGCTGGCGCCGGACGGGGCCGAGGTGAGCGTGGGCCGGGAGGGCGACTTCGTACGGGTCGTGGTCTCGGCCCCGGCACCGGGGCCGGGCGATCTGGGCGTCGATCTCAGCCACGCGGCCGTGGCGCTGGCGGAGGAGACGGTCGGGGCGGCTGCGGGGGAGGGGGTGGGGGCCGGGTGAGCGGGTGGTCGTGGTCTTGGTCCAGGTTGTGCGGGCGGCTGCGGGTGGCCTGCGCGGTCCGGTCGCTCCGGTCGCCCCGGTCGGCCCGGCTGTTCCGGCTGTTCCGGCCGTTCCGATGGAGGCGGTCGGACAGAGGTTCCGCGACCGTGTGGGCCGTCGGTGCGATCACCGTGCTGTGTGCCGTGTTCGGTGCGGTGATCGCCCTGGGGCAGGCCGTGGTGATCCGGCATCAGGCGGAGGCGGCGGCAGATCTCGCGGCCCTCGCCGCCTCCGACCACTGGATGAAGGGCGCCGAGGGAGCCTGTGCGACGGCGGCACGGGTGGCAGGGGCCCAGGGCGCCCGACTAGTGCGCTGCGAGGTCGAGGGAGAGATCTCGGACGTCACGGCGGCCTCGGGGACGGGCCCGTTCACCGCCGAGGTCAGGGCACGGGCCGGACCACCGGGACCGGTGGCCCCGGCAGGGGCAGGGGAAGGGGGGATGAGGGGCGCGCTCCCGGGCCTCAGGGTCCCCGGTCCTCCGCTGGAGCGTCGGGTGCCGACCGGAGGAGTTCGGTCAGCAGCCGCACGGCCCCCCGCTTGTGCAACGGGTCGTTGCCGTTGCCGCACTTGGGGGACTGGATGCAGGACGGGCAGCCGGCGTCGCACTCGCAGGATGAGATGGCCTCGCGGGTGGCGGTGAGCCAGGCGCGGGCCGTGTGGAAGGCGCGCTCGGCGAAGCCCGCGCCGCCGGGGTGGCCGTCGTAGACGAAGACCGTCGGGAGCAGGGTGTCCGGGTGGAGCGGGACCGAGACGCCGCCGATGTCCCAGCGGTCGCAGGTCGCGAAGAGGGGCAGCATGCCGATCGAGGCGTGCTCGGCGGCGTGCAGGGCGCCGCCGAGGATCTCGGGATTGATCCGGGCCGCGTCGAGTTGGTCCTCGGTGACGGTCCACCAGACGGCACGGGTGCGCAGCGTACGCGGAGGGAGGTCGAGTTTGGACTCGCCGAGGACCTCGCCGGTGATGAGGCGGCGACGGAGGAAGGAGACGACCTGGTTGGTGACTTCGACGGAGCCGTAGCACAAGCGGCCGTCGCCCCAGGGGACTTCGGTGTCGGTCTCCAGGACGGAGATGGCGGTGGTGTCGCGGGCGACCGTCGAATAGGGCGGGTCGGCCTGTTCGACGAGGGCGACGGAGTCCTCCAGGTCCAGATCGCGCACCAGGTACGTACGGCCCTGGTGCAGATGGACCGCGCCCTCGTGGACGGTGGTGTGGGCGGCGCCGGCGTCGACCGTGCCGAGGAGGCGGCCCGTGCCGGTCTCGACGACCTGGACGGGGCGACCGCCCTGGCCCCGGATGTCGGCGAGGTCGGCGGCGCGTTCGCGGCGGGTCCAGTGCCAGGCCTTGGCGCGGCGGCGGAGCAGTTTCGCGGCCTCCAGCTGCGGGAGCAGGTCCTCGCAGGCGGGGCCGAACAGGGCGAGGTCCTCGTCCGTCAGGGGGAGTTCCGCGGCGGCGGCGCAGAGGTGGGGGGCGAGGACGTACGGGTTGTCGGGGTCGAGGACGGTCGATTCCACCGGTCGGTCGAACAGGGCCTCCGGGTGGTGGACCAGGAAGGTGTCCAGCGGGTCGTCGCGGGCGACGAGGACGGCGAGCGCGCCCTGCCCGGCGCGTCCGGCGCGTCCGGCCTGCTGCCAGAGGGAGGCGCGGGTGCCCGGGTAGCCGGCGATGAGGACGGCGTCCAGGCCGGAGATGTCGATGCCGAGTTCGAGGGCGGTGGTGGCGGCGAGGCCGAGGAGTTCGCCGGAGTGGAGGGCGCGTTCGAGGGCCCGGCGTTCCTCGGGGAGGTAGCCGCCGCGGTAGGCGGCGACGCGGCGGGCGAGGGAGCGGTCGACCTCGGCCAGGCGCTCCTGGGCGATCACGGAGATCAGTTCGGCGCCGCGCCGGGAGCGTACGAAGGCGACCGAGCGGACGCCCTGGACGGTCAGGTCGGTGAGCAGGTCGGCCGTCTCGGCGATGGCCGTACGCCGTACGGGCGCGCCCTTCTCGCCGTGCAGCTCGGTGAGCGGGGGTTCCCAGAGGGCGAACACCAGTTCACCACGGGGTGAGGCGTCGTCCGCGACCTCGATGACCGGGACGCCGGTGAGGCGGCGGGCGGCGACCGAGGGCTCGGCGGAGGTGGCGGAGGCGAGGAGGAAGACGGGGTCGGCGCCGTAGCGGGCGCAGAGGCGGCGCAGGCGGCGCAGCACCTGGGCCACGTGGGAGCCGAAGACGCCGCGATAGGTGTGGCACTCGTCGATGACGACGTACTTGAGGGCGCGCAGGAAGGAGGACCAGCGAGGGTGGGAGGGGAGGATCCCGCGGTGGAGCATGTCGGGGTTGGTGAGGACGTAGTTGGCGTACTGGCGGACCCATTCGCGTTCCTCGACGGGGGTGTCGCCGTCGTACACGGCCGGGCGCACGGCGTTTCCCAGCGGTTGTGAAAGTTCCTTCACCGATCGGCGCTGATCCGCCGCCAGGGCCTTGGTGGGGGCCAGGTAGAGGGTGGTCGCGCCACGGCCGTTGGGGGCCTCGGAGCCGTCCAGGAGGCGGGAGAGGACCGGGACGAGGTAGGCCAGCGACTTGCCGGAGGCGGTGCCCGTGGCGACGACGACCGAGTCGCCGTCCAGCGCGTGCTCGGCGACGAGTGCCTGGTGGGCCCAGGGATGTTCGATTCCGGCGGCCTGTACGGCGGCGATGACCTCCGCTCGGATCCGGTCGGGCCAGACGGCATGGCGACCCGCGCGCGGGGGCACATGCTCCGTATGAGTGATGCGCGAAGCCCGGCTCGGGCCCGAGGCGAGCCGGTCCAGGACCGTGCCCGGCGAGGGGCTGGAGGCGGTGTCCGTCGGGGATCGATCGGGTCGGTGATTCTTGGCCATCGGCATCGAGTGTGTCACCGGCGTGACGGACAATGGAGCCAAGGCGTCGTGCACGCCTGCCGGTAAGTGATTGAATGCCATCGCGGCTGGCGAACCGTCCCGGGGGCTTTCAAGCCGAGGTGTCCCGAGGGGCGAACGCTCGATAGCAAGGTGCTGGAGGATCCGTGGACCTGTCCCTGTCGACCCGTACCGTCGGCGATCGTACGGTCGTCGAGGTCGGTGGCGAAATCGACGTATATACCGCGCCCAAGCTGCGTGAGCAGCTGGTCGAGCTGGTCAACGACGGGAGTTTCCACCTCGTCGTCGACATGGAGGGCGTCGACTTCCTCGACTCCACCGGGCTCGGCGTGTTGGTGGGCGGCCTGAAGCGCGTACGGGCCCATGAGGGCTCGCTGCGTCTGGTGTGCAACCAGGAGCGGATTTTGAAGATCTTCCGCATCACCGGTCTGACCAAGGTGTTCCCGATTCACACCTCGGTCGACGAAGCGGTGGCTGCCACCGACTGATCGTGCCCACCCGGGCCCAGCGCCCGGTACGGCAAGAGACAAGTGAGGGGGGACCGGGCCCGAGGGCCCGGCCCTTCGACAGCACGCCCGTAGTTCCGAGGGGGATGCATGGCCACCGTTGAACTCCGCTTCAGCGCGCTGCCCGAGCACGTCCGGACCGCCCGACTGGTGGCGGCAGCGGTGGCGCGCAGGTCCGGAGTGGACGAGGCCGTCCTCGACGAGGTCAGGTTGGCCGTCGGCGAGGCGTGCACCCGTGCCGTCGGACTGCATCAGAGCAGCGGTATCTCGGCGCCGGTGCGGGTGTTGCTGATCGAGGAGGAGAAGCAGTTCTCCATCGAGGTCGGCGACGAGGCGCCGCACGCCGTCCCCGGTGACCGGTCATCGGGCGCCGGCGACGGGGACGCCGAGATCGAGGAGGACGACATGGGCCTCGCGGTCATCAGCGGCCTCGTCGACGACGTCGAGGTCTCGGCCGGGGAGAACGGCGGGTTGATCCGTATGACCTGGCCGACGACACCGTCGATCGCGGTCCTGCCCTGATCTTCTCCCCTTCACGTAGTACCGAGTTCACGTAGTACCGAGAGGGCCCTGCTGAGCAGGGCCCTTCACGTTTTCCCGGCAGTTATTCCGATCACCGTTCATCGGAACACCGGAATTCGTGAAGTAATTCACGATCATTCACGTGATAATTGATCAAGTGTCAATGCCTTTGAGGCGTTACTTCTTTCGAGTAGCGTGGGCGGGTGCGGATCATTTGCTGAAGGGCATGTGAAGGCCAATTCCGTTTCCCGCGCACTGTTTTGGTCAGGTGCACCTCCCTACAATCCGTCCACATCTTGAGCTCAGCCCCAGCGTCAAGGAGGACGAATGGCGGGGCTTTCTACCCCTCAAAGGTTTGACCACACCGCGAACTTCGCAGCCGCGGTACTGACCGACGAAAACCGGATCATCGTCATGTTGATCGGCGTCGTGGCCCTGGCCGCGCTCGCCGTCGCCGGGGTCCTGGTGCGCCAGGTGCTCGCGGCGGGCGAGGGCACCGACAGCATGAAGAAGATCGCGACGGCGATCCAGGAAGGCGCGAACGCCTATCTGGCACGGCAGTTGCGCACGCTCGGCGTATTCGCCGTCGTCGTGTTCTTCCTGCTCATGCTGCTTCCGGCCGACGACTGGAATCAGCGCGCCGGTCGATCGGTGTTCTTCTTGATCGGCGCGGCGTTCTCGGCGGCCACCGGTTATATCGGTATGTGGCTCGCCGTACGCAGCAATGTGCGCGTCGCCGCGGCGGCCCGGGAAGCGACACCGGCGGAGGGCGAGCCGGAAAAGGATCTCACCGCCGTCTCGCACAAGGCGATGAAGATCGCATTTCGCACCGGCGGCGTCGTCGGCATGTTCACGGTGGGGCTCGGCCTCCTCGGCGCGTCCTGTGTGGTCCTCGTGTACGCGGCCGACGCGCCGAAGGTGCTGGAGGGCTTCGGCCTCGGGGCCGCGCTCATCGCCATGTTCATGCGGGTCGGCGGCGGCATCTTCACCAAGGCCGCCGACGTCGGCGCGGACCTGGTCGGCAAGGTCGAGCAGGGCATTCCGGAGGACGACCCGCGCAATGCCGCGACCATCGCCGACAATGTGGGCGACAACGTCGGCGACTGCGCCGGCATGGCGGCCGACCTCTTCGAGTCGTACGCCGTGACGCTCGTCGCCGCGCTGATCCTCGGCAAGGCGGCGTTCGGCGACGCCGGGCTCGCGTTCCCGCTCATCGTGCCCGCGATCGGCGTACTCACCGCGATGATCGGCATCTTCGCGGTGGCCCCCCGCCGCACCGACCGCAGCGGTATGTCCGCCATCAACCGCGGCTTCTTCATCTCCGCGGTGATCTCGCTGGTGCTCGTCGCCATCGCCGTCTACGCCTACCTGCCGTCGTCGTACGCCGACCTCGAAGGCGTCACGGACACGGCGATCCAGGGCCACGCCGGCGATCCGCGGGTCCTCGCGGTCGTCGCGGTGGCCATCGGCATCCTGCTGGCGGCGCTGATCCAGCAACTGACCGGCTACTTCACCGAGACCACCCGGCGTCCCGTGAAGGACATCGGCAAGAGTTCGCTGACCGGCGCGGCCACCGTCGTCCTCGCCGGAATCTCCATCGGACTCGAATCGGCCGTCTACACCGCCCTGTTGATCGGTCTCGGCGTGTACGGGGCGTTCCTGCTCGGCGGTACGTCGATCATGCTCGCGCTGTTCGCGGTGGCGCTGGCCGGTACCGGTCTGCTCACCACGGTCGGTGTCATCGTCGCCATGGACACCTTCGGGCCGGTCTCCGACAACGCGCAGGGCATCGCCGAGATGTCCGGTGACGTCGAGGGCGCGGGCGCGCAGGTGCTCACCGACCTGGACGCCGTCGGCAACACCACCAAGGCCATCACCAAGGGCATCGCCATCGCCACGGCCGTGCTCGCCGCCGCCGCGCTCTTCGGCTCGTACCGCGACGCGATCCTCACGGCCGCGAACGACGTCGGGGAGAGGGTCTCCGGCGAGGGCGCGCCCATGAACCTGATGATGGACATCTCGCAGCCCAACAACCTGGTCGGGCTCATCGCGGGCGCCGCGGTCGTCTTCCTCTTCTCGGGGCTGGCGATCAACGCGGTCGCGCGGTCGGCCGGTTCGGTGGTCTACGAGGTGCGGCGGCAGTTCCG of Streptomyces phaeolivaceus contains these proteins:
- a CDS encoding DEAD/DEAH box helicase codes for the protein MAFNHLPAGVHDALAPLSVTPVTHSMPMAKNHRPDRSPTDTASSPSPGTVLDRLASGPSRASRITHTEHVPPRAGRHAVWPDRIRAEVIAAVQAAGIEHPWAHQALVAEHALDGDSVVVATGTASGKSLAYLVPVLSRLLDGSEAPNGRGATTLYLAPTKALAADQRRSVKELSQPLGNAVRPAVYDGDTPVEEREWVRQYANYVLTNPDMLHRGILPSHPRWSSFLRALKYVVIDECHTYRGVFGSHVAQVLRRLRRLCARYGADPVFLLASATSAEPSVAARRLTGVPVIEVADDASPRGELVFALWEPPLTELHGEKGAPVRRTAIAETADLLTDLTVQGVRSVAFVRSRRGAELISVIAQERLAEVDRSLARRVAAYRGGYLPEERRALERALHSGELLGLAATTALELGIDISGLDAVLIAGYPGTRASLWQQAGRAGRAGQGALAVLVARDDPLDTFLVHHPEALFDRPVESTVLDPDNPYVLAPHLCAAAAELPLTDEDLALFGPACEDLLPQLEAAKLLRRRAKAWHWTRRERAADLADIRGQGGRPVQVVETGTGRLLGTVDAGAAHTTVHEGAVHLHQGRTYLVRDLDLEDSVALVEQADPPYSTVARDTTAISVLETDTEVPWGDGRLCYGSVEVTNQVVSFLRRRLITGEVLGESKLDLPPRTLRTRAVWWTVTEDQLDAARINPEILGGALHAAEHASIGMLPLFATCDRWDIGGVSVPLHPDTLLPTVFVYDGHPGGAGFAERAFHTARAWLTATREAISSCECDAGCPSCIQSPKCGNGNDPLHKRGAVRLLTELLRSAPDAPAEDRGP
- the bldG gene encoding anti-sigma factor antagonist BldG; its protein translation is MDLSLSTRTVGDRTVVEVGGEIDVYTAPKLREQLVELVNDGSFHLVVDMEGVDFLDSTGLGVLVGGLKRVRAHEGSLRLVCNQERILKIFRITGLTKVFPIHTSVDEAVAATD
- a CDS encoding sodium-translocating pyrophosphatase — protein: MAGLSTPQRFDHTANFAAAVLTDENRIIVMLIGVVALAALAVAGVLVRQVLAAGEGTDSMKKIATAIQEGANAYLARQLRTLGVFAVVVFFLLMLLPADDWNQRAGRSVFFLIGAAFSAATGYIGMWLAVRSNVRVAAAAREATPAEGEPEKDLTAVSHKAMKIAFRTGGVVGMFTVGLGLLGASCVVLVYAADAPKVLEGFGLGAALIAMFMRVGGGIFTKAADVGADLVGKVEQGIPEDDPRNAATIADNVGDNVGDCAGMAADLFESYAVTLVAALILGKAAFGDAGLAFPLIVPAIGVLTAMIGIFAVAPRRTDRSGMSAINRGFFISAVISLVLVAIAVYAYLPSSYADLEGVTDTAIQGHAGDPRVLAVVAVAIGILLAALIQQLTGYFTETTRRPVKDIGKSSLTGAATVVLAGISIGLESAVYTALLIGLGVYGAFLLGGTSIMLALFAVALAGTGLLTTVGVIVAMDTFGPVSDNAQGIAEMSGDVEGAGAQVLTDLDAVGNTTKAITKGIAIATAVLAAAALFGSYRDAILTAANDVGERVSGEGAPMNLMMDISQPNNLVGLIAGAAVVFLFSGLAINAVARSAGSVVYEVRRQFRERPGIMDYTEQPEYGRVVDICTKDALRELATPGLLAVMAPIAIGFSLGVGALGAYLAGAIGTGTLMAVFLANSGGAWDNAKKLVEDGHHGGKGSEAHAATVIGDTVGDPFKDTAGPAINPLLKVMNLVALLIAPAVVQFSYGEDKSVALRVTIAVASIAVIVGAVYVSKRRGIAVGDEGNSERVAKSADPAVVS
- a CDS encoding DUF4244 domain-containing protein — its product is MREAVRVRVAGAVLCRVRAARRDAGMVTSEYAVGIIAAVAFAAVLYKVVTSGQVQAELQQIVGRALNGGG
- a CDS encoding ATP-binding protein, yielding MATVELRFSALPEHVRTARLVAAAVARRSGVDEAVLDEVRLAVGEACTRAVGLHQSSGISAPVRVLLIEEEKQFSIEVGDEAPHAVPGDRSSGAGDGDAEIEEDDMGLAVISGLVDDVEVSAGENGGLIRMTWPTTPSIAVLP
- a CDS encoding TadE family type IV pilus minor pilin → MAAGEPRRRRRALGGDQGFVTAEAALALPAMVLIATALVWGLFAACAQIQVVDAARAGARAAARQDPSAEVVAVARELAPDGAEVSVGREGDFVRVVVSAPAPGPGDLGVDLSHAAVALAEETVGAAAGEGVGAG